The Babylonia areolata isolate BAREFJ2019XMU chromosome 2, ASM4173473v1, whole genome shotgun sequence genome segment gggagaggagagggtggaagacaTGCACCACACAGTGCAGTCATGCAGTTGTTGTCGGGTGTGTTCCATGcccagtgttggtgtgtgtgtgtactggagggccatggaggaaggaaagaggaggaaggccATGGACgaagggaagaggaaaaaggCCATGGacaaagggaagaggaggggatggaAGACACGCACcacacaggatgtcagtgatgtcacGTTCTTATTgtcaggtgtgtaggtgtgtgcatgtgtacagaaGGTCcatggaggaagggaagaggaggaaggccacggaggaagggaagaggaggaaggccATGGAAGAAGGCAAGAGGAGAGGGGCcatggaggaagggaagaggaggggtcgAAAGACACGCAACACACGCACAGGGCCAGCCTCCAGCAGCGATTCTGACAGCTGTCAGGAAGCCATTCAGCACCAGATACAGCAGCAGAAAATGAACGAGGACCAGCTGTTGTTGGGTAGGTTTGCTGTGAATCTGCTGGTGGATCAAAGCAGTGCAGTAGTACAGTGTTCTGTTACTTTAATGTAAGTGGATGACTGTTTTGTTggtcagagtgagtgagtgacttttTAGAGTTACTCTTGAATGCTAGGTATCCAACTGTTTTGTGGGTCAGATTCAGaatgatgtgtgagtgtgcatgtgtgcatgcgtgtgcgtgtatgtgtgtgtgtgtgaatgtgtgtttgtgttctgttacCTGGTTGGACTGTGGAGTTTAGGTGCTATTTTGTGTCTTGGGAGGAGTTTTGCCTACTTGTACTAATGATGTTTCATTGGACTGAAacgagtgacagacaggcagaacttTGTGATGGACCTGTGAATAAGTGCTTCCTGAATGCTATTGTTTTTACTTGAATCATTTGATTATTAAAATGTTGGCAAAGATTGCAGAATTAGATatgaatgaaatattttttgGTAGATTAATGGTAAATGTCAACTTCTttgactttgaaaaaaagaagaagaaatttgaagaaaaaatgcTTAGAACAGTGTGGCCTGCCGTATGTGAATATCTCTTAGGAATGTTCAGTTTGAAGACCTGTTTTCAGATGCTGGGATCACTGTGGAGGAGATGGGtgaggaagaaaagagacagatccTGGTGAGTACAGAACTGCCTGTGCAAATAAGTCTATGCATTCCTACATTTCTCAATATTTGTAAATTTTGTAAATGAAAAACATAAAAATTGATGTCTGTCCAAGACTTTACGACCACAGATTGGGTGTTAAGGGAGGAATAAAAGGGGTTGTGGGTGAGTAGTTGGCACCTGTTTTCATGGGTTGACAAACCTGATGGCAGATTGAAAGTTATAACTTGATGTTGAACAGTGTTTGTATGCTCTTTAGTCTgtaactgtttcagtttcaggtgtcaaagcatgtgggctgatccatatacattacaccacatctgctgttggggaaaaaaaaaactaggaGCAGATGCTGACCTTTGCATACAGCCAGTTCGTTGATCAATCTTTTACTCGTTATGGAAGAGCTAAAGATAAGAGAAAGCACGCTCAGCTAAAAACAAGGCTAGCTGTTGAAGTGAATATGTCAGGCTGATGAAGAAGATGGAAAAGAAACCTTGCggtgaaaaaacaaaatagatacTGTCAGACCTTTTGGAAAGAATACAACAAAATGTGGCCTTGCATATtaggggaaaagggaaaagagtAGTAAGTGCAATTTCTACTGGTGTGTATTCTCCATGAGTCATGAttgtagtgattttttttttttacacacctgTTGTTGACCACATCTGAGTATTTTTCTTGTGCTTTCAAAGCGTGACAATTGTGTGCTGTTAACTGTCAATAGACTTGACCTTTTAGTGTGCTGTCTCTTCCATCCTTACTCTTCCACTCATTGGGATGATATCAAGACAGGCGATCTTATGAATAAGAATGAAATCAACAATAATGTCATTTTATACGTAGAAATATTCTCTGGTGCCCCTTTGACAGTGTTTCTGTATCCCTGTGTACTTTCAGGAGGCTCTGCGGCAGTCTCTACCAGCTACAGAGAAGCCGGCACCTTCCACATCAGACCAGATCCCTGACTCGGCTGACAACAAGGACAGTAAAGGAGAGTCTGAAAGAGCCGAGGACCAGATGCCTGAGGCACAGTCCCTTGAAGTGCTGGTGGAGGACTATGacagtgatgggggagggaggcaaGAGTgtgactccaccaccaccaccaccgtcaccaccttGGCAGATGCTGGGAAAAACGTGGGAGGGGTGGGAcacgtgaaggagagaggaagggggcagCCTGATGCAGACAGCATGTCAGACGTGTCAGACTCTGCGGATGCCCTGGACACCAACCTGATGAACCGCACCACCAAGAAGCAGAGAATGCGATGCCGGCCGGATATGAAGCTGAGCTTCCACCAGAAAAAGCAGGGACAGAGCAGGTTTAAGGAGCTCTTCAACAGAACGGTCAGTCAGAGCTTTGCtgtcatggaaagagaaagagagagagagagatacggatacggatgttctATTCATAtgaaggccattgcccctcatgaaggggtacaatacataaacaagcacagccactgaagaaaatcatgaagttgcaacagatctgaaatgcaatgccttgtacaagtatattgacaaattccttatgacgctttctttttcagatgctagaagtagacttaaacgaaattgactgggatatctataaaaagcaggtgggatatatcgtactctcaaactggttaaagcaggacaacataaaacaaaatgcaactcgtcttcatttccactttcgcacaacggacacattaaatcaactgcagaatgtttcctgtaatgataataatgctgagaaatttctgaaataccaaaacgaaatcttgtcataataattttaagtgtctgtctaagttcatacgcaggtaaatcttaacgtcatgaccagtacaaaatgtcctatatacacaaaacctatcactattattcacatgaaaattccactcttgccatctgcacacaatcagtctatctttaaggtcacacaaaaataatctgacatcttgcagaccttgattttcccatacaaaaccgaaaccaaacttatacaacttacaacgaacttttgaaacccaatttcttttaccttttgcatccatgtcagttaacattgcataagctttccgtggcaacctgcaatcattcattcttgttaatttaatccagtaacgaatacaaataagtacagagttaatataaattgggtatctattagtttctccgtaaacaaggtcatttggtgtttttaaatcaacccctaacattttcttagtgaaaacaaatgaactttctcacagtgacgtgcagcatcatcaagtccccaaagttcagccccatacagtgcaataggctggacctgagaatcaaacaatttCAGAAATATTAGTAAACTATTATTACTCAAAGTACGTAGTTTtcgcattagagagagagagagaaagagagagagagaactggtatGCAGGCACCAGAGAAACTTGTTAGAGTTTGTCACATTATTCAGTTGTTGAAACTGGAGCATTTGACCAAAACAATAGGAAAACCAAACTTTTTGCAGAAGCTTTGATGACATATTGTGTCACCGTGTGCAGAAGTTGTCCCAGAGCCAGAACTCAGAGTCCTCTGTGTCCCCAGTGAAAGATAGGGGGTCAGAGGCTACAGGTGTGCACAGCTCACAGGACCTGTTTATGGAGCAGTCCTCTGATGATGTGAGTGTCCTGTGATGTCGttacatgtttgtgtgggtggagaTCATGAGATGGCAGGCAGCGTAAGTTGTGTCGCTTGTCAGGAGCGTACTTACAATTCTTTTATAAGCAAATTTATTTTTGATTGAAAGATacaggggttaaaaaaacaactttgttggtcacagtttctttcttttcccacctccccctccccctcactgatGTTTTCAGATTGGGATCTCATAATTATGTGAACAAATATATTTGTTAAATCTTGATATTGTTTCgttctatttctgtttttttttttttttttaataaatttttgttTAAGTCGTAGATAATTGTTTGTAACCAACTGGTGGCATCAGAGTCAGATGTGACCAATTTGAAGTGAAATGAAGTGTTTGGCTGTTGACAAGTTCATAACTGACAAACTTTGCTGGGACAAAAGGAAAACGTACAGATGACATTATAGATGCCATCCTTCAGCACGCAAACAGAATTCACTCGAACGCATGCTGTGGCACAGATAGCTCTGAGAACTTGCACTTCAGTTTTCTGTCATACATGGGCAAGGGCTTACACTTTGGATGTCTGTTACACATGAGTGAGGATTTACGCTTTGGATATAGCTGTTACACATGAGTGTGTACTTACATTTTGGATGTTTGTTACAAGTGGGTGAGGACTTACATTTTGGATGTTTGTTACACATGGGTGAGGACTTATCACTTTGGACATCTGTTACACATGTGTAAGGACTTACACCTAGGTATCTATTACACATGGGCAAGAACATACACTTTGTTCTAGGTTACACATGGGAAGTTGTTGCCCAGTTTGGGAGAGCTACTTCTGCTGTGTTTTGGAAACtttttgtcttcatttttcttcttgttattttgttgagtgccccagaatttgggacatttgaTTTCTGTATTttagtgatgatgaatgatgatgagggtgatgaagaTGCATCTGTGAGGgttcatttaggtttgggacttcttgacaaggctgtactctcatgatatATCCAGGTGTcaaatcagactgagagacacagacacctgcaATGTTGGTTGTATTAGAGACTTTAGCAGTTGGCAGCCAGGGATTGCAAACCTGATGAATTTTCAAAGGATGAAAATATCCATTGGTTGCTATGTTTGCCATCAGactctgtactgtgttgtggagGATCCAgcgatccctttgttttaagttTTTTCCAGTTTCATCTTTGATCTCTCTTTTATGAAACTCATTTTTCAAtaccagaacttttttttctcatagttATGTTTTACTGTCCCAATGTATGACTTCAGAGAAGAGGTTGATAGAATGTGACAACTCTGCACATTACTATGTTTTTCTAGAAGCTGATAACACTACACAGTACTGTATGTCCCAGGAGCGTAACAGCACCTCACACCCTGACCCCAGCAATGATGGTGCAGCTTCAGGGGCACGGTCTTGTGTCACATCACTGTCAAAACAGGCAGTCCCCACACAGCACAGCCAGTCATCCTCtgtgggagggaaagaggaggaggagggaagagaggatgcAGAGGAAGTGACCATGGAGGATGCAGAGACCCAGCCTCCAGAGGACTTTgctgtgatggaggaggaggacaggggtgatggtttggcggaggaggaagaggacgctCAGAGCAGTCCTGTCTACCCGTAAGTATTTTCCTTCTTtattactgctgtctgtctgtcagtgagtaGCAGTGTGCACTGTTTTATAGGCTGTCGCATTGCAGAAATGACACAGATTGTGTGATTTGGCCCCCTGAAATATGGATAGTAATAGTGTGTTCATTTGGCTGAAAAAGAATCCACTGTAGTTTTAAATAACTGTTGGGCCAGGACAAATTTTGCAGCTGCTGGCTGTATAATATGTGAACTGAGCATAACTTTGACTCATTTTTCTGATGGGCTCTTTGTCTCAAATTGTGGCAatagttctttgtgtgtgtgtgtgtgtgtgtgtgtgtgtgtgtgtgtgtttctgccagcCTGcctacttgcctgtctgtctgcatacagTTGTGGCAATAaaattctttgtgtttgtgtgtacatgccaGCCTGCCTACCtgctgagagaaggagagaaagtaagaaagagagatttGGTGCTTGTTATGACCACTATTGACAGGAATATGGGTCTTTCAGTGTTTGCATGGTAGGTAGAGAGAGGCATGGGAGCTTACTGaaatgtgtgtttcagtgtgtgtgtgtgtgtttgatgtgtgttgggggaaggtggagagacatacagaggctgctgacagtcatgtgtgaatattggggggtgagggggggggggggtagaaggggacTTACCGGTTGATAGAATGTGCATTTCCATGTGCGTCAAGGGAAAAGAGATGGAGTAGAGAGGGAACAATGGGTGAAAGGTGTCAgtaatgtatgtttgtgtcagtgattcacacagtgtgtgtttgtgtcagcgaATCATGCAGTATGTGAATACTTTTGTCAGTGAATCACATGTGTTAAATCAGAAAAGAAGCAGGGAGATAACAGTTGTGgttcagtgtgtgagagagagagaagtgtaagATAGAGAACACTGTGGGGAGAAATATGCCTGTCTCAGCgtgttttgggtggggtgggggtggggggatagaagAGATAGTTGGGTGGAAACTGACTGTAACTGTTTGTGTTATCAGGGTACAGGTGACAGAGGCCTCAGGTCACTCTCCATCACCAGACAGCCAGACCAGCACTGCCGCCTGCCACCTGTCTCCCTCGGTAGGTGGCTGTAGTCCTTAGTGCAGCAGTGTCTGTGACAGAGTGGAGTGGATTTTACAATGGTAGTGTGgatgttatgatgatggtgtggttgtcACAGTGATAGGGTGgatatcatgatgatggtgatgatgtgaccgGTGTTGTGCAGACCCTGCCAGTGGCTGAAGACAAGGAGGGTCGGCCACTGCTGACTGACAACTGGTTCAGCTGGCCCCCTGTGCCGCCAGTCTGCTGTCTGCACAGGACTTaccggtaaacacacacacacacacacacacactcatgtatacacacacatatacagacatatacacacatacacacacacagagtcacacacagagtgacacacaaacacagacatgcatgtgtATTGCATGTATGATTGTATGTCCTCTCTGTGGTAAGGGAAAATAGTGCAGATAGATTGGAAAATAAGAATGAACAGTGTTGCTAGGAGACAAGTCTGCAGACACATTTCCACAAGGTATTTTTTCTTGGATTTCTGTAAATGGCTGCCATATAGGTGATCATCTGATGCCTTTCAGGTAGCTGTAACAGCTGTCTGATTTTTCAATATTTACAAGCATTGTTGACTAACATTAGCATATTGAATTGAATGTTTTCAATATATAAAATATTTCAGATGTGAACAGTTTTACTTGGTGAGTGGTGTATCAAGAACACTTTCCATGAAATTATAATTGTTATATGTTGGGATGTAGTTGATAAGATGTTGTAATTATTAGAATATAAGAAAGATAATTGTGTATATTTAATTTTGAAGGCTTACTATTGGTTCTGTTGTTTGTTGCAGAATGTCTTCCAAGAAAAGGAAAGAGGTGGGTTCATGTCCTTTCTCCATTACGTCTTTTCCAAACAGGCCTTGGTTTGCCTGTTGCTGTTCATACTTCAGAGCTTGAATACAGAGTTCGTACAAAGTCAtgaaagtctggaaaagtcttgtaaaaatgagagaaccattttcaTTGCAGGAAATGTTTTGGAATTTTAATCCATTgccattcaacaaagagcttaaaaaaacaacacaacgtgAATATAGATACTGGGATTCCACTGATCTTCATCAGCAGTGTAGCAGAGGAATTTTTGAATCAGTTTGGCTGGAAATTTTTCAGTCTGGTCTGGGAAAGGTTGGAAAAAGTGTGGAAATTTGTTTGGTCAAATCTGTGGGAACCTTGTGAATAGCAGTTGGATTTGTTAAAAGTGCAGTCCTGGAGTTGCAGTCTCTGATGAAGATCCGGCATGGCAAAGTGGATGGAACTGGATGGATTTCCTGTTACGTGTTCTTGTCCAGCTGCTGTGTAAATGAGCCCTACAGGATTGGCCTGATCCCGTCTTTCACAGTCCTAAGTGGTGGTGTTCCACTCCATGGTACCAATAGTAGCAGAGATTGGGTCTCTTTGGCACGGGTCTTTATGAGTTTGGCTCATGGTGCAGCACATAATACAAGGTTGGCTTGATACCAGTCTGCAGTCTTCTGTTCCTTCTTGATAAAAGCATTAGTGGTGGTAGTGTAGATAATGGATGACAAGGTGTGCTCTTTGCCTCTGTATCAGAACTGGGTTACCACGTTGGAAAGGGATCCGTGGGTCTTTTAAGTGCATTAATGTGAGGCTGCCGAGTTGGGATGGTGGGTGTAATTTTGATAAACCCTGATGTGGTAACAAGGCGAGGGTGAGGATCCTCTTAGAATGAAGGAGAATGGTTTCAGAGAGCAGAGAGATGTTCGCTGCAGATCCCTCACCATGACAGTGGTTTGTTTCCATGCCAGAGGCTTGTGTGTTGTCTCCCCTTGAAGGCACTGATGTCTGTCAATCTGGTCACCTGTGGAGCTGCACTGTCAGAGATCAACATCAGTCAGGGTCATGTTGTGAGGTCCATGTCTGTGTTGAACATTCAGAAGATGGTAATACGgctgatgtgttctttgtgtgtgtgaagtgctcaGTGCTTCATGCCCCCAGTGAATCGGGTAGGCTGTGGTGGGTCATCACCTGTTGGGCTGGGGGATGTCAACCCTCTAGCATTCACATATGTTACTGAGAAACAATCATCCAGCATTCACATTTGTTGCTGAGAAATTACCTTCTAGCATGCACATATGTTACTGAGAAACTGCTCTCTAGCATTCACATGTTACTGAGAAATTTATCTCTAGCGTTCACATATGCGATTGAGAAACTATTGTCTAGCTTTCACATTTGTTAATGCAAAATTACCCTCTAGCATTCACACATGTTGCTGATAAAGTGCCCTCTAGCATTCACATATGTTACCAAGAAACTGCCCTCAAGCATTCACACATGTCACTGAGAAGCTAACCTCAATACTCACATATGCTACCATGAAACTCATCCTGGTGtaaaactttaaaaagaaaatatggcTTCTCTTatacacacagtgccacagaATTACTATTATTTGCAGAACATTAGTATTTTGTCAAAGTGTTCTCAGGTTACAATTCTGTGTTCTGCACCCTGAAACATTTTTCCTCCTTACATGTGTAATTCTACTGTCCTCTGTTGTCTAGTATGCGAAGTATACATTTGTGACTTAGAAATAATAGATACAGTGGATGATGTGGAGTATACTTAGAAATAATAGATACAGTGGATGATGTGGAGTATAGTGAGAGACAAGGGCTGTGTGATTTGAGGTTGTGTGCACTGTTTCAGCTCCCCTCAGATGGACAGCCCTACTTCTGTCCAGACAGAAGCGATGCTGGTGCCTATAGCCAGGTGATCGTATGCATGCTGGATTCATACCTGCAGCAGTTCAGCACTGTGCAGCGCTGTCTCCACAGCTTGCTGCCCTGGGGAAAACCTGTGCGGGCTGGACAGCACATGCCTGCCTCCCTAGACTGCAGGAAGAGAGGACAGCCATCCTTTCACTTTGATCTGGACAACAGTGAGGAGGATGCAGAGGAGGAAGATTTTGAGCCTGGGCTGCGTCTGCGCAAGAGGCTGGCTCTCCAAAAACGAAAGTGCAAGATAAGCAATGATGATGCCGCTGCAGACAGTGACTCAGTCAGCCAGGTAAAAAGTGAAGGTGGTGAGGATAATGTGCCACTGAAGCTAGATGATGGAGGGGACAGAGCAGGAGACACAGCCGCTTACGATGCAGAAACGCAAGCCCTGGACTCTGACAGCGACCTTCCGGACCTGCACATAGAGTCCCCCACTGCTGTGGACTGCAGCTGGAGCAACACAGGGAGCCGAGCAGAGAAAGGGAAGGCCTCCAGTCCACCTGTTGTCAGTGGGGACAGTCAGAGCTCTGGCTCTCTGCTCAACGAACAGGGAGACCTCTACTCTACCCAGCTCCCACGCAGCAGGAAACGTGCCGGTCAGGCAGGTGGTGATACTGCACCCACACGGCTGAAGCGTCCACGCCGGATGGCACAGCCAGCAGAGGTCAGAGACAACCGTTGTCATAACCTGACACCAATAAGTCTGAAACATAAGCAGCTTCCTTCTAGCCATGTAGACAGCAAAGAGTGCATGCCAAGTattgaagaggatgatgatgaagtgtcCTTTCCTCAGAAAAAGAAGGTGCGAATAGAGAGGAAGAGGACAGGCTACCTCCACATTTCCAGCactgtggaagggagagaggggaggtctgCCATTGTCCACCCCTTACCTCGAGGAAACCGCTCAAGAAAGGACAAAGCAGGGCAAGGGATGACTGGCAAAGAGGTCAGTGAAGGGAAGCAGACACCAAAGGCCCCTGTCCCTTCCGGCGTGTCTTCCTCCTCTGACGTGAGGGGCGGGTACAGTGACGGGGAGGACAGTGATGACTCTTTGCAGTGTCTGGAGCCCTCCAGCTGCACAGACCAtcccaccctcaacccctcccccagtCAGGGGGATcctcaggaggaggaggatggtgaccaTGGGACTGTCAGAGCAACACCCCAGGCCCAGGAGCTCATGGTATGTCTGTGTGGATTACTTCCTCTGCATGGTCCTTTCACTGTGTGCCCAGTTGTACAGACCCCTGTTCACTCTCCATGCATTTCAGTGTGTCCTGTCCTGTGATAATGTCAGTTGTTGCTCTGTCCTGTTCCTCCAAGGAAACTGTTTAGGGAGGggaactgagaaaaaaacaatgtactgacaacattgcagaatggacaggtaaCCATTTGTAGAAACCCAGGCTTTAATATACAACtaacagacctgggggaaactAGTGAATAGTTCCTCTGTGTTGCACCCTAAtgattcttcacagagttaagagaTAAGGAGGGGGAAACGAGTGAGCAAATGTCCATGGATTAAAAATAATCTGGTGGTAGAGTTTTACATGCATGTTCTCTGGATTGTGATTGGCTGTTGTTTCATTTATTAAAAACAGTGCCCATTGATAAAATGATAGTGAGTGAAAGCTGAAAGCATTGCAAAAAGTGCTGACCATGGCTGGTTGTTGTGCACAGGAAGATGGTGACAGTGGATCACATGACTTGGTGACATGTCCACTGTGCAACAAACAGTTTGCTAGCACGGTGATAGAACGCCACGCCTCTGATTGCAGTCTggaggtggacagagaggagacacaggTGCCCCTGCCCtcaggtgtgtgtgaaagatggctATTCTCTCTTGTCAGCGGTTGAAGTGTAAAAACCTGTGTGTAAAATTAAGCggcggcctagtggtaatgcacccaGTTAGGAAGCGAGTGTCAACAGGTTTTAGTTCCAAATAGGGACCAGGATTTTCACTcttcccatccactagaccttgagtggtggtctgggtgataTTCTTCCAGATAAGACACTAAAGTCTtttgtgcagaatgcacttgggacatgtaaaagaactcatggcaacattctgtagaaaaatccacattgacgatagtaaaacaaatacacttgcagacagaaacaaaatttggggtggtgctgcactgtgatgACAAGAGCAGCcaaaaattcacacagagaaatctgttgtgacaaagaagtaATAAAATACGAATACAAGAAAAGTGTACATGCCGTTACATGCGACAGATCCTTTGGACAACTGGGAttggaagggggggttggggtgggtggggggtggggggttctgcaTGAGAGGCAGGAGATTGTCATGAAGAGGCAGCAAATAAAAATGTTTGCTTATCAAGTCTAAGTGTGTGTATGAagtaaagagagggaggcagatagCCTAGAAAGAGCTATTGACTCATTCGTATATCTGCATATGGACGGATAAACAAAGTGTGCCTGTGTCAAGCCTGCTTTGGTGTgtcggtgaatgtgtgtgtgtgtgtgtgtgtgcatccattgTAAAGTTTAACATGGCATTGCCAAACGTCTGACTGTGCTGTGACCTGACTCCAGTGTCTCGAGTGCTACTTGCAACATTTGTCCCCAGTGTACGCTGACAGTGGTGTGTCCTGTGTTCCAGTGTCCGTGGTCAGTGTGCCGAAAAGGCGTGCCTTGCGTGGTCAGCTGGACAGGTAGGAGACAGCACTGAAACTTTCTGCTGATGATGTGTGGCTGTTGCCAGGTGGTTATGTTGTCCATGATATATTgtggtgacactgacagacagatgtgtCTCTGTGACaggacagtgtgggtgtggggggatgtgctGTTGATCAGCATGCTGTCTGTCAAGTGAATCACAACTCTGTCAGCCAGCACTGTTTTCCACATCAGTAGTAGTAcaccacctttttcttcttcttttttttccccctttctgttaCATGACTAACATCATCTTGCTGATGATtctgctgggtattttcatgtctccataacccaccatacactgacatgaattacaggatctttaatgtgcgtatttgatcttctgcgtgcgtatatacacgaagggggttcaggcactagtgggTCTgcgcatgtgttgacctgggagattggaaaaatatccacccttataCCCACCAGatgcctttaccgagattcgaacctgggaccctcagattgaaagtccagcactttaaccactcagctattgcaccctgCAGTGAGTTCAGGTTAAGTTTCTGAAATACGaatcttccccatctctctttgttttgaacttatatttaaaaaaagaaacactcacaaaacaacaacacttttatttcatttttaatgaCACAAAGAGAATATGAATACTGTAATTTTCAGCCTTTAAGGTGATACAGCATAAAAGGCACACCCCTGGAATCTGATAAGCCACATTTGTTGAAGTCCTCTGTAATGATTGGTGCATAATGGCTCTGTTGACCTCAGATGTTGTTTTCTAAGtagtgacatcactgacatgattgACACAGACTAGCAGACATGTCATAGTGCTTATCTATATTTCTGTGTAGTTTTTGAGCAGTGAACATGACAGACACAAATTACCAGACATGAAACAGCGC includes the following:
- the LOC143298115 gene encoding uncharacterized protein LOC143298115 isoform X2, whose protein sequence is MGGGVKVPEKKKSWSLCGTQTFGLFSPSRVHHHKAIAPRRMSVMSCYCQMCSMPKKEGERRGWKTCTTQCSHAVVVGCVPCPVLVCVCTGGPWRKERGGRPWTKGRGKRPWTKGRGGDGRHAPHRMSVMSRSYCQVCRCVHVYRRSMEEGKRRKATEEGKRRKAMEEGKRRGAMEEGKRRGRKTRNTRTGPASSSDSDSCQEAIQHQIQQQKMNEDQLLLDAGITVEEMGEEEKRQILEALRQSLPATEKPAPSTSDQIPDSADNKDSKGESERAEDQMPEAQSLEVLVEDYDSDGGGRQECDSTTTTTVTTLADAGKNVGGVGHVKERGRGQPDADSMSDVSDSADALDTNLMNRTTKKQRMRCRPDMKLSFHQKKQGQSRFKELFNRTKLSQSQNSESSVSPVKDRGSEATGVHSSQDLFMEQSSDDAVPTQHSQSSSVGGKEEEEGREDAEEVTMEDAETQPPEDFAVMEEEDRGDGLAEEEEDAQSSPVYPVQVTEASGHSPSPDSQTSTAACHLSPSTLPVAEDKEGRPLLTDNWFSWPPVPPVCCLHRTYRMSSKKRKELPSDGQPYFCPDRSDAGAYSQVIVCMLDSYLQQFSTVQRCLHSLLPWGKPVRAGQHMPASLDCRKRGQPSFHFDLDNSEEDAEEEDFEPGLRLRKRLALQKRKCKISNDDAAADSDSVSQVKSEGGEDNVPLKLDDGGDRAGDTAAYDAETQALDSDSDLPDLHIESPTAVDCSWSNTGSRAEKGKASSPPVVSGDSQSSGSLLNEQGDLYSTQLPRSRKRAGQAGGDTAPTRLKRPRRMAQPAEVRDNRCHNLTPISLKHKQLPSSHVDSKECMPSIEEDDDEVSFPQKKKVRIERKRTGYLHISSTVEGREGRSAIVHPLPRGNRSRKDKAGQGMTGKEVSEGKQTPKAPVPSGVSSSSDVRGGYSDGEDSDDSLQCLEPSSCTDHPTLNPSPSQGDPQEEEDGDHGTVRATPQAQELMEDGDSGSHDLVTCPLCNKQFASTVIERHASDCSLEVDREETQVPLPSVSVVSVPKRRALRGQLDREQLVCVLCHMKLGGSGALKRHLETCQHQHQRGGETQERREHHDDACPVSLVEGGKEEEGGAAGRGGPSTHCD
- the LOC143298115 gene encoding uncharacterized protein LOC143298115 isoform X1; this translates as MGGGVKVPEKKKSWSLCGTQTFGLFSPSRVHHHKAIAPRRMSVMSCYCQMCSMPKKEGERRGWKTCTTQCSHAVVVGCVPCPVLVCVCTGGPWRKERGGRPWTKGRGKRPWTKGRGGDGRHAPHRMSVMSRSYCQVCRCVHVYRRSMEEGKRRKATEEGKRRKAMEEGKRRGAMEEGKRRGRKTRNTRTGPASSSDSDSCQEAIQHQIQQQKMNEDQLLLDAGITVEEMGEEEKRQILEALRQSLPATEKPAPSTSDQIPDSADNKDSKGESERAEDQMPEAQSLEVLVEDYDSDGGGRQECDSTTTTTVTTLADAGKNVGGVGHVKERGRGQPDADSMSDVSDSADALDTNLMNRTTKKQRMRCRPDMKLSFHQKKQGQSRFKELFNRTKLSQSQNSESSVSPVKDRGSEATGVHSSQDLFMEQSSDDERNSTSHPDPSNDGAASGARSCVTSLSKQAVPTQHSQSSSVGGKEEEEGREDAEEVTMEDAETQPPEDFAVMEEEDRGDGLAEEEEDAQSSPVYPVQVTEASGHSPSPDSQTSTAACHLSPSTLPVAEDKEGRPLLTDNWFSWPPVPPVCCLHRTYRMSSKKRKELPSDGQPYFCPDRSDAGAYSQVIVCMLDSYLQQFSTVQRCLHSLLPWGKPVRAGQHMPASLDCRKRGQPSFHFDLDNSEEDAEEEDFEPGLRLRKRLALQKRKCKISNDDAAADSDSVSQVKSEGGEDNVPLKLDDGGDRAGDTAAYDAETQALDSDSDLPDLHIESPTAVDCSWSNTGSRAEKGKASSPPVVSGDSQSSGSLLNEQGDLYSTQLPRSRKRAGQAGGDTAPTRLKRPRRMAQPAEVRDNRCHNLTPISLKHKQLPSSHVDSKECMPSIEEDDDEVSFPQKKKVRIERKRTGYLHISSTVEGREGRSAIVHPLPRGNRSRKDKAGQGMTGKEVSEGKQTPKAPVPSGVSSSSDVRGGYSDGEDSDDSLQCLEPSSCTDHPTLNPSPSQGDPQEEEDGDHGTVRATPQAQELMEDGDSGSHDLVTCPLCNKQFASTVIERHASDCSLEVDREETQVPLPSVSVVSVPKRRALRGQLDREQLVCVLCHMKLGGSGALKRHLETCQHQHQRGGETQERREHHDDACPVSLVEGGKEEEGGAAGRGGPSTHCD